One part of the Kryptolebias marmoratus isolate JLee-2015 linkage group LG13, ASM164957v2, whole genome shotgun sequence genome encodes these proteins:
- the LOC108247184 gene encoding uncharacterized protein LOC108247184, with amino-acid sequence MRNLNSPLVWTQEAEEVFIQLKQQMASAAELTLPDYSLPFFLDVSVTKLAVNGVLFQRKGGERKILQYLSIMLDNMEKRHPPCTQHAAGIAKLIQRTAHIVMGHALQVLTTHSVVAYVNSQCFTMTALRQHRLSKILEAPNITFTHEGINMADCVSEGEPHQCEELVVKLEKVRPDLEAGPLQGMQVRQLFTDGCCYRHPTEGLKAGYAVVEQTETGQRVLKAAQLDGAPSAQRAEVRAVVEALKLAAGQEVNIYTDSAYTVGAVHVELCQWLRAGFLTSGGKAIKHETDMRELAEALLLPRRVAVIKCKGHDSSDSYIAQGNQAADSAAKTAVGYSPLMMTVTAEEEIKDKLTLEKIIELQKGAAPEEKNMWRLRGATERDGCWRGPDGRIVLSPGRKQELFQEAHGPGHVGVRQMLENLKEWWHPFMSDMVRHFVKTCNVCGQFNLKKTLTPPQGKFPLMTCPGREIILDYTDMVTSVKGKRYLLVCVDAFTGWPEAWPAAREDSKTVVKCLINHYIPRHGFPEKIRTDNGTHFKNRDLQTVEASLGLKHRFGTVYHPQSQGKVERMNQNLKNKLAKICAQNKLSWVDALPLALMSIRCSVNSTTGYTPFELTTGQCFPGPQRRPPDLTGDLQQLTQKDYFYQLQTVRRELTRIQGEAQDKESAPTAPEVQWVWLKVIKRKWSEPRFTGPHQVVERTSHAVRLRGKGENWYHWSQCAPAEEPGRELVTHTHTV; translated from the coding sequence ATGAGAAACCTGAACAGTCCCCTTGTGTGGACTCAGGAAGCTGAGGAAGTTTTCATTCAGCTAAAACAACAGATGGCGTCAGCAGCAGAGCTGACCCTGCCTGACTACAGCCTGCCCTTCTTCTTGGATGTCTCTGTAACAAAACTAGCAGTAAATGGGGTTTTGTTCCAGAGAAAAGGGGGAGAGAGGAAGATACTACAGTATCTATCCATTATGCTAGACAATATGGAGAAAAGACATCCTCCATGCACACAACACGCAGCCGGAATCGCTAAACTTATTCAAAGGACAGCACACATAGTCATGGGACATGCACTACAAGTGCTAACAACACACAGTGTAGTGGCTTATGTGAACTCTCAGTGTTTCACAATGACTGCTCTGAGACAACACAGACTCTCCAAAATCCTGGAGGCTCCCAACATCACATTCACACATGAAGGTATAAACATGGCAGACTGTGTTTCAGAAGGCGAACCTCATCAATGTGAAGAGCTGGTGGTAAAACTGGAGAAAGTAAGACCAGATTTGGAAGCAGGCCCACTCCAGGGGATGCAGGTAAGACAACTGTTCACAGATGGTTGTTGTTATAGACATCCGACTGAGGGTCTGAAGGCAGGGTATGCAGTAGTGGAGCAAACAGAGACAGGACAAAGGGTGCTTAAGGCAGCACAGCTGGACGGGGCTCCGTCAGCACAGAGAGCAGAAGTAAGAGCAGTGGTAGAAGCACTAAAATTAGcagcaggacaggaagtgaatATTTACACTGACTCAGCCTACACTGTGGGAGCTGTCCACGTGGAGCTCTGCCAGTGGTTGAGAGCAGGGTTTTTGACATCAGGAGGTAAAGCAATCAAACATGAGACAGACATGAGAGAGCTGGCTGAAGCTCTCCTGCTACCCCGACGGGTGgcagtaataaaatgtaaaggACATGACAGCAGTGACTCCTACATCGCTCAAGGTAACCAAGCAGCAGACAGCGCAGCTAAAACAGCAGTAGGATACTCTCCGCTCATGATGACAGTCACAGCTGAGGAAGAGATAAAAGACAAACTCACActagaaaagattattgaactTCAAAAGGGGGCAGCACCAGAGGAGAAAAATATGTGGAGACTAAGGGGGGCAACTGAGAGGGATGGTTGTTGGAGAGGGCCAGATGGTAGGATTGTGCTTTCCCCAGGCAGAAAACAGGAGCTGTTCCAGGAGGCCCATGGACCAGGACACGTGGGCGTAAGACAGATGCTTGAAAATCTAAAGGAATGGTGGCACCCTTTCATGTCAGACATGGTGAGACATTTTGTAAAGACTTGCAATGTGTGTGGACAGTTTAACCTAAAAAAGACTCTGACCCCACCACAGGGAAAGTTTCCTTTAATGACGTGTCCAGGGAGAGAAATCATATTGGACTACACAGACATGGTGACTTCTGTTAAAGGAAAGAGGtatttgttggtgtgtgttgatGCTTTCACAGGCTGGCCAGAGGCCTGGCCGGCTGCTAGAGAAGACAGCAAAACCGTTGTAAAATGCTTAATCAACCATTACATTCCCAGGCACGGGTTCCCTGAAAAGATCCGGACAGACAACGGAACCCACTTTAAAAACCGGGACCTGCAGACAGTGGAGGCCAGTCTTGGCCTCAAACATAGGTTTGGTACTGTCTACCATCCTCAGTCTCAGGGGAAGGTGGAACGAATGAATcagaacctgaaaaacaaattggCTAAAATCTGTGCACAGAATAAATTGTCATGGGTTGATGCATTGCCTCTGGCTTTAATGTCAATCAGGTGTTCTGTGAACTCTACCACAGGATACACCCCGTTTGAACTGACCACCGGACAGTGTTTTCCTGGACCACAGCGCCGGCCTCCGGATCTCACAGGTGATCTGCAACAGCTGACACAAAAAGACTATTTTTATCAGTTGCAGACTGTAAGGAGAGAGCTCACCAGGATCCAGGGGGAGGCTCAGGACAAGGAGTCTGCCCCCACGGCTCCTGAGGTCCAGTGGGTGTGGCTAAAGGTCATCAAAAGAAAGTGGTCGGAACCTAGATTTACAGGACCACACCAGGTGGTGGAGAGAACATCCCACGCTGTTCGCCTCCGAGGAAAAGGCGAGAACTGGTACCACTGGTCCCAGTGCGCACCGGCAGAAGAACCAGGACGTGAGCTGgtgacgcacacacacacagtatag
- the LOC108247191 gene encoding putative golgin subfamily A member 6-like protein 3, whose translation MFHVIKTRDRQKRALEQKAVLVTKKLKEAEEKLKKDEVKLKKDEEKLKKDEVKLKKDEEKLKKDEEKLKKAEVKLKEAEEKLKKDEVKLKEAEEKLATAVEEVKVMQTTASFCCDGMCCG comes from the coding sequence ATGTTCCATGTCATAAAAACAAGGGACAGGCAGAAGAGAGCTCTGGAACAGAAGGCTGTGTTGGTGACTaagaagctgaaggaggctgaggagaagctgaagaaggatgaggtgaagctgaagaaggatgaggagaagctgaagaaggatgaggtgaagctgaagaaggatgaggagaagctgaagaaggatgaggagaagctgaagaaggctgaggtgaagctgaaggaggctgaggagaagctgaagaaggatGAGGTGAAGCTGAAGGAGGCTGAGGAGAAGTTGGCGACAGCTGTGGAGGAAGTGAAAGTGATGCAGACCACTGCTTCATTCTGTTGTGATGGTATGTGTTGTGGTTAA